The Candidatus Hydrogenedens sp. genome has a window encoding:
- the eno gene encoding phosphopyruvate hydratase produces MTRITAVQAREILDSRGNPTIEVDVYLASGAVGRAAVPSGASTGENEAVELRDGDKKRYLGRGVTKAVKNVNDVIAEEILGMDALEQREIDQMLCELDGTPNKGKLGANAILGVSLAVAKAAAETLEMPLYRYIGGANAHVLPVPMMNILNGGKHADNNVDLQEFMIVPAGANCFREALRMGTEVFHALKKVLKSQRLNTAVGDEGGFAPDLKSNQEAIEVILKAIKEADYKPEKDVWIALDPAASSFFNEGKYILQSEEPKEKTTNDMIEFWVEWAKKYPIISLEDGLDENDWAGWKKLTDKLGNKIQLVGDDIFVTNPTYLARGIKEGVGNSILIKLNQIGTLTETLETCQMAHRAGYTTVISHRSGETEDSTIADFAVAVNAGQIKTGSASRSDRIAKYNQLLRIEEELGTQSEFLGVKAFAPLK; encoded by the coding sequence ATGACAAGAATTACAGCAGTTCAAGCACGTGAGATATTGGATTCGCGTGGAAATCCAACCATCGAGGTTGATGTCTACCTTGCCTCTGGAGCAGTTGGTAGGGCAGCAGTTCCATCTGGCGCATCTACCGGAGAGAATGAAGCAGTAGAACTTCGTGACGGCGATAAGAAACGCTATTTAGGCAGAGGAGTCACTAAGGCAGTAAAGAACGTAAATGACGTGATAGCAGAAGAAATTTTAGGCATGGACGCATTAGAACAAAGAGAAATAGACCAGATGCTTTGCGAATTAGACGGAACACCAAACAAAGGAAAATTAGGTGCTAACGCAATATTAGGCGTTTCTCTTGCAGTCGCTAAAGCGGCAGCAGAAACACTTGAAATGCCATTATATCGCTATATTGGCGGAGCCAATGCACATGTGCTCCCTGTACCAATGATGAATATCCTAAACGGCGGAAAGCATGCTGACAACAATGTTGACCTCCAAGAGTTTATGATTGTGCCTGCTGGTGCAAATTGTTTCCGTGAAGCATTACGAATGGGCACAGAAGTATTCCATGCCTTAAAAAAGGTACTAAAAAGCCAAAGATTAAATACTGCTGTTGGTGATGAAGGTGGTTTTGCTCCAGACCTAAAATCCAATCAAGAAGCCATTGAAGTGATATTAAAAGCCATTAAAGAAGCAGATTACAAACCAGAAAAGGATGTCTGGATTGCTCTTGACCCAGCTGCCAGTTCTTTCTTTAATGAAGGCAAGTACATTCTCCAATCAGAAGAACCAAAAGAAAAAACAACCAACGATATGATTGAATTTTGGGTAGAATGGGCAAAGAAATATCCTATTATCAGTTTAGAAGATGGCCTCGACGAAAACGACTGGGCAGGCTGGAAAAAGCTTACTGATAAACTTGGAAACAAGATTCAATTGGTTGGTGATGACATTTTCGTAACCAATCCCACGTACCTTGCTCGTGGAATTAAAGAAGGGGTTGGCAATTCTATTTTGATTAAACTCAATCAAATTGGAACATTAACCGAAACACTCGAAACCTGCCAGATGGCACATCGTGCAGGTTACACCACTGTAATTTCGCACAGAAGCGGTGAAACGGAAGATTCCACGATTGCTGACTTCGCAGTGGCTGTGAATGCAGGACAAATCAAGACTGGTTCCGCATCACGTAGCGACCGTATTGCAAAATATAACCAATTATTGCGTATCGAAGAAGAATTAGGAACACAATCAGAATTTTTAGGTGTCAAAGCGTTTGCACCATTGAAATAA
- the aroF gene encoding 3-deoxy-7-phosphoheptulonate synthase: protein MIIVMASRKPEDVAYVVSRVEELGLKPHVLEGVEKTVIAVIGDERILQGVLALEALPHVEKVMPVLKPYKLASREVKKEDTNIQVGKIRIGPKSFCVMAGPCAVESREQIMQTAEFVKKCGAHILRGGAYKPRTSPYSFQGMELEGLRLLKEASEKYDLPVVTEAMTVEQVPVVADYADIIQIGARNMQNYGLLRAVGKLNKPILLKRGMMSTINEWLMSAEYIIAEGNPNVIMCERGIRTFETETRNTLDIQAVPVVKKYSHLPVIIDPSHASGRWDLVIPMSKAAISAGADGIIVEVHPNPAEALSDGAQSLKLEKFEQLMKEINPLVNIVGRTM from the coding sequence ATGATTATTGTAATGGCAAGCAGGAAACCAGAAGATGTTGCTTATGTTGTAAGTCGCGTCGAGGAATTAGGCCTTAAACCTCACGTCCTTGAAGGTGTCGAAAAAACAGTTATAGCAGTCATAGGCGATGAACGCATCCTACAAGGGGTATTAGCATTAGAAGCATTACCACATGTAGAAAAGGTAATGCCCGTCTTAAAACCTTACAAATTAGCAAGTCGAGAAGTCAAAAAAGAAGACACGAATATTCAGGTAGGTAAAATTCGAATAGGACCAAAATCCTTTTGTGTCATGGCAGGACCTTGTGCGGTAGAGTCCCGAGAACAGATTATGCAAACCGCAGAATTCGTAAAAAAATGTGGGGCACATATACTTCGTGGGGGCGCCTACAAACCACGCACATCCCCTTATAGTTTTCAAGGGATGGAATTGGAAGGCTTGCGATTGTTAAAAGAGGCTTCCGAAAAGTATGACCTACCTGTTGTTACAGAGGCTATGACCGTAGAACAAGTTCCTGTAGTTGCAGATTATGCAGATATTATCCAAATTGGTGCTCGCAACATGCAGAACTACGGACTGCTTCGTGCTGTAGGCAAATTAAACAAGCCGATATTATTAAAACGAGGAATGATGTCCACAATTAATGAATGGCTTATGTCCGCTGAATATATCATTGCGGAAGGGAATCCTAATGTTATTATGTGCGAACGTGGAATTCGAACCTTCGAAACAGAAACACGAAACACCTTGGATATTCAGGCAGTTCCCGTAGTCAAAAAATACTCCCATCTACCCGTAATTATCGACCCAAGCCATGCAAGCGGACGATGGGACTTAGTAATTCCTATGTCAAAAGCGGCAATTTCAGCAGGAGCTGATGGTATTATCGTAGAGGTTCATCCCAATCCTGCAGAAGCCTTGTCAGATGGTGCTCAATCCCTTAAATTAGAAAAGTTTGAACAACTCATGAAAGAAATCAACCCCTTAGTAAATATCGTGGGAAGAACAATGTGA
- a CDS encoding peptidase MA family metallohydrolase, translated as MFHVISIHFLIIAYITLGQNELQQLETDHSVVFYSPEDRAQAEYAGKVIEQAWGEYSRRLQIENNEAVQIWIIRESQDFKVKSGGRSPFLFGGVAHSGKGVIIVKSPRLRNWGEDFAGTLRHELMHVFISRAGLESQLPLWFNEGLSMYVANEYYWSTGLRMSQIVLTNRLIEYRFLDRELMLANSPDKTNSAYIQSLSMVQYLVKTLGDETFWKMVNTCKGERFVKALNDIGGITLDEFWYGYRKSLWIVTIMGAIATGSIFTPIAILAVFVFLWVWQRNRKQLQVWEEEEIEEEQLGIRSVPWEHLTQEPYDWEMDNDDE; from the coding sequence ATGTTTCATGTTATATCTATACATTTTTTGATTATCGCTTATATTACGTTGGGGCAAAATGAGCTTCAGCAGTTGGAAACAGACCATAGTGTTGTGTTTTACTCGCCAGAGGATAGGGCACAAGCTGAGTATGCTGGGAAAGTCATTGAGCAAGCATGGGGCGAATATTCACGACGTTTACAAATAGAGAATAACGAAGCGGTGCAGATATGGATTATTCGCGAATCACAAGATTTTAAGGTTAAGTCTGGTGGACGTTCTCCCTTTTTGTTTGGAGGTGTAGCCCATTCAGGAAAAGGGGTTATTATCGTAAAATCACCAAGGTTGCGGAATTGGGGTGAAGATTTTGCTGGGACATTACGACATGAGTTGATGCATGTATTTATTAGTCGGGCTGGTCTGGAAAGTCAGCTTCCATTATGGTTTAACGAGGGACTATCGATGTATGTCGCTAATGAATATTATTGGAGCACAGGACTTCGTATGTCTCAGATAGTATTGACAAATAGACTTATTGAATATCGCTTTTTAGATCGAGAATTAATGTTAGCAAATTCGCCTGACAAAACAAATAGTGCTTATATTCAATCACTATCTATGGTTCAATATTTAGTGAAGACTCTCGGTGATGAGACCTTTTGGAAAATGGTGAATACGTGCAAGGGAGAACGTTTTGTTAAAGCTTTAAATGATATTGGGGGAATAACGTTAGATGAGTTTTGGTATGGCTACAGAAAATCACTTTGGATTGTTACTATTATGGGGGCGATAGCCACAGGCTCAATTTTTACACCGATTGCTATACTTGCTGTGTTTGTATTTTTATGGGTTTGGCAAAGGAACCGTAAACAACTCCAAGTGTGGGAAGAAGAAGAAATAGAGGAGGAACAATTAGGTATTCGAAGTGTTCCATGGGAACATCTTACACAGGAACCATATGACTGGGAAATGGATAATGATGATGAGTAA
- a CDS encoding glycoside hydrolase family 9 protein, with product MHLLYKRYSLLLIITNIIIFISNSVPCEETNSSPSEKEDYVWETVSLITNGGFEPTETKDSTDSILSGWKYSPEDANTKIQLDNETYLSGKNALRIDGKGTINIHTGPIPIPNNIVSITGSISYHGNFPSKAIIQWMKGEEQLTTTEFKLIETPNSDWKRFVLPETQPPSESNALYLQLSSDLNPTGTVWWDEVVLTAIVEQTQSVEIFVNQVGYDLLCPKSFIVATNFVPDDMEAYILDSSENQLQKISLSNPSRIIGAYKSDWGKWFYRGDFTDFNDEGTYKIGVFVKNKKYLSPSFMIGKDLLWEKTIPIVLEGIRIHRCGIDVEGIHEPCHTDDSWEGKSLIGGWHNGEDYGKQKTALCLNYLAESYNICKWRLLKNTELEKLFREELEWGSKYIINRIQEDGSLLGNIISKQKKEEDNSTIQEERVVEPPQDEEICVSALSYISYGLASNSNNNIYIEKTERIANSMLNRGIKIPGLFTALIYLSELKGPDKYLPQIQAQIPSDLLSVSEAIPRYDTFTYESKTYELIQALKNTLQPYIEQANQNPFGICPIKWSPEVDFFGITTPKEQVLKGTNLYLLHISQLAGKAFRFMPDESTKKLFFDQINWILGVNPFGVCFIQGIGEKNLPSISHPYVKAGVAPSKLVGIIPYGIRASSRNQDTPYLDMSNTKDVDPNSTSVSLEAMALYINALAHYYRVHIHSEMNLPVPSNTTLQ from the coding sequence ATGCATCTTCTCTACAAAAGATACTCTTTACTGCTTATAATAACAAATATAATAATATTCATTTCTAACTCTGTCCCCTGTGAGGAGACAAATTCATCACCGTCGGAAAAAGAGGATTATGTTTGGGAAACAGTGTCACTTATTACTAATGGGGGCTTCGAACCTACTGAGACAAAAGACAGTACCGATTCCATTTTATCAGGATGGAAATATTCCCCAGAAGACGCAAATACTAAGATTCAACTGGACAATGAAACATATTTATCAGGCAAAAATGCACTACGCATAGACGGAAAAGGAACCATTAATATCCATACCGGACCTATTCCCATTCCTAACAATATCGTATCAATCACAGGAAGTATTTCATATCATGGCAATTTCCCCTCAAAGGCAATAATTCAATGGATGAAAGGCGAAGAGCAACTAACCACAACAGAATTTAAACTCATAGAAACACCAAATTCTGATTGGAAACGGTTTGTTCTTCCAGAGACACAACCCCCTTCTGAATCCAATGCACTTTATCTCCAACTTTCATCAGACCTAAATCCAACTGGCACCGTTTGGTGGGATGAAGTTGTACTAACCGCTATTGTAGAACAAACTCAGTCAGTGGAAATATTTGTTAACCAAGTAGGATACGACCTACTTTGTCCAAAATCATTCATCGTTGCGACAAATTTTGTTCCTGATGATATGGAAGCCTATATATTGGACAGTTCAGAAAATCAACTACAAAAAATTTCACTAAGCAATCCTTCACGAATAATTGGTGCATATAAATCCGACTGGGGAAAATGGTTTTACCGAGGGGATTTTACAGACTTTAATGACGAGGGCACTTACAAAATAGGTGTCTTCGTTAAAAATAAAAAATATTTAAGTCCCTCATTTATGATTGGAAAAGATCTCCTCTGGGAAAAAACCATTCCTATAGTTCTCGAAGGGATACGAATTCATCGATGTGGGATAGATGTCGAAGGCATTCATGAACCATGCCATACAGATGATTCATGGGAAGGTAAATCACTCATTGGAGGTTGGCATAATGGCGAAGACTACGGAAAACAAAAAACTGCCCTTTGTTTAAACTACCTTGCAGAAAGTTATAACATCTGCAAATGGCGACTTCTAAAAAATACAGAGTTAGAAAAACTATTCCGCGAAGAATTGGAGTGGGGTTCAAAATACATTATAAATCGAATACAGGAAGACGGAAGTTTACTGGGAAATATCATTTCAAAGCAAAAGAAAGAAGAAGATAATTCAACAATTCAAGAGGAACGAGTTGTCGAACCGCCACAGGACGAAGAAATCTGTGTCTCTGCTCTCTCTTATATCTCCTACGGATTAGCTTCCAATTCCAATAATAATATATACATAGAAAAAACGGAACGCATTGCAAATTCCATGTTAAACAGAGGAATAAAAATACCAGGATTATTCACAGCTCTCATTTACCTCAGTGAATTAAAAGGTCCCGATAAATATCTCCCCCAGATACAAGCACAAATTCCGAGTGACCTCTTATCTGTCTCAGAAGCCATACCTCGTTATGATACTTTCACTTATGAAAGCAAAACATATGAACTTATACAAGCTTTGAAAAACACATTACAACCTTATATAGAACAGGCAAATCAAAACCCCTTCGGTATATGTCCTATAAAATGGAGCCCAGAGGTAGATTTCTTTGGTATCACAACCCCTAAAGAGCAGGTATTAAAAGGAACAAATCTTTATCTATTGCATATTTCTCAATTAGCAGGAAAAGCATTCCGTTTCATGCCAGATGAATCAACAAAAAAATTATTTTTTGACCAAATTAACTGGATTTTAGGGGTTAACCCATTCGGCGTTTGTTTCATACAAGGTATAGGTGAAAAAAACCTGCCCTCAATCTCACATCCCTATGTAAAGGCAGGAGTAGCACCTTCAAAATTAGTAGGTATTATTCCGTATGGTATCCGTGCATCTTCAAGGAATCAGGATACACCTTACCTTGATATGTCAAACACTAAAGACGTAGACCCAAATTCAACAAGTGTATCATTAGAAGCAATGGCTTTATATATCAACGCATTAGCACATTATTACCGTGTCCATATCCATTCAGAGATGAATCTTCCTGTTCCCTCCAATACCACATTACAATAA
- a CDS encoding restriction endonuclease, with amino-acid sequence MKMMEYNEFKMILNKNIFEHSKADLLEKIANSPSRYIGLFRPTKPKGKILQNLLQSHEIRFGNAFEEVLEKYLGYMGFEILKKIYVDKNKGSNNILCIDQCFRKGKKVYFLEQKVRDDHDSSKKRGQIKNFEEKLNIMLSNFSEKELVGIFYFLDPELVKNKCYYENELEAMKSDYNIETHLFYGGEIFKFLGYPSVWNEILDYLSQWKKEIPDMPEINFDIDYENTFDEIKDLKPLIFRSLLTDDKIYNEIVCTLFPDGKTFRLLRQYFISKKNSIYERLVNLIDKRVK; translated from the coding sequence ATGAAAATGATGGAATATAATGAGTTTAAAATGATATTAAATAAAAATATATTTGAACACTCAAAGGCAGATTTGCTTGAAAAAATTGCAAATTCTCCTTCAAGATATATTGGACTTTTTAGACCTACTAAACCAAAAGGTAAAATTCTCCAAAATTTATTACAATCACATGAAATTCGATTCGGAAATGCATTTGAGGAAGTTTTAGAAAAATATTTAGGATACATGGGATTTGAAATACTAAAAAAGATATATGTTGACAAAAACAAAGGTAGTAATAATATATTATGCATAGACCAATGTTTCAGGAAGGGAAAAAAAGTATATTTCCTTGAACAAAAGGTTAGAGATGACCATGATTCTTCCAAAAAAAGGGGGCAAATAAAAAATTTTGAGGAAAAACTAAATATAATGCTATCAAATTTTTCAGAAAAAGAACTTGTTGGTATTTTTTATTTCTTAGACCCAGAACTTGTTAAAAATAAATGTTATTATGAAAATGAATTAGAGGCAATGAAAAGTGACTATAATATAGAGACACATTTGTTCTATGGTGGAGAAATATTTAAATTTTTAGGATATCCCAGCGTATGGAACGAAATTCTTGACTACCTTTCCCAATGGAAGAAAGAAATACCGGATATGCCAGAAATTAATTTTGACATAGACTATGAAAACACTTTTGATGAAATTAAAGATTTAAAACCACTCATTTTTAGAAGTCTGCTTACTGACGATAAAATATACAATGAAATTGTTTGCACATTATTTCCTGATGGGAAAACTTTTAGATTATTAAGACAATATTTTATATCGAAAAAGAACTCTATTTACGAGAGATTAGTTAATTTGATTGATAAACGTGTAAAATAA
- a CDS encoding ThuA domain-containing protein — protein sequence MSGLRVTVWNEGVHEKISEKVQKVYPNSIGGQIAQYLEKQPGIVSVRSVRLDDPDQGLSDEILENTDVMTWWGHLAHDKVTEENAEKVQNRVLNGMGLVVLHSGHMSKPFRRLMGTGCMLKWREWKGEGERERVWVVDPAHPIADGIPEYIELERSEMYGEHFDIPQPDQLVFVSWYQGGEVFRSGCCWHRGLGKVFYFSPGHETLPIYYNEHILKVIYNGVLWCAPTKPINGVFRGNFDPPLENLG from the coding sequence ATGTCAGGATTGCGTGTTACAGTTTGGAATGAAGGTGTCCATGAAAAAATCAGTGAAAAAGTACAGAAGGTATATCCAAATTCAATTGGTGGGCAAATTGCCCAATACTTAGAAAAACAGCCGGGTATTGTTTCTGTTCGTTCTGTGCGATTAGATGACCCTGACCAGGGATTATCTGATGAAATTTTAGAAAATACGGATGTAATGACCTGGTGGGGGCATCTGGCTCATGATAAGGTAACAGAAGAAAATGCGGAAAAAGTGCAGAATCGTGTCTTAAATGGGATGGGATTAGTTGTTTTACATTCTGGACACATGTCCAAGCCGTTTCGTCGGCTTATGGGAACAGGGTGCATGCTGAAATGGCGTGAATGGAAAGGTGAAGGAGAACGGGAACGCGTCTGGGTGGTTGACCCCGCACATCCTATAGCTGATGGAATACCTGAATATATTGAATTAGAACGCTCCGAAATGTACGGTGAACATTTTGACATACCCCAACCGGATCAATTAGTTTTTGTGAGTTGGTACCAAGGAGGGGAAGTATTTCGCAGTGGTTGCTGTTGGCACCGTGGATTGGGAAAGGTCTTTTACTTTAGCCCCGGGCATGAAACTTTACCGATTTATTATAACGAACACATATTAAAAGTTATTTATAATGGCGTTTTATGGTGTGCACCAACGAAACCTATCAATGGCGTTTTCCGTGGAAATTTTGATCCACCCCTTGAAAATTTGGGATAA
- a CDS encoding pseudouridine synthase, with translation MIRLQKYLAQCGIGSRRAIEKLIQDGRITVNGNPVPLGIKINPETDKIYIDNKPVSSPISEKVYILLNKPKGVVTTASDELGRPTVMDLVKKLKTRVFPVGRLDLDVEGALLLTNDGELANSLLHPSNEVPKTYIAVVKGFITIQAIKKLQNGVQLDDGKTAPAKVKILLQSLSHSHIQLTIHEGKKREIKRMCSAVGFPVISLKRISFAGISLQNLPTGQWRYLTPEEIAILKNISQKYQQAQNGKC, from the coding sequence TTGATTCGGTTGCAAAAATACCTCGCCCAATGTGGAATTGGTTCAAGACGTGCCATTGAAAAACTTATTCAGGATGGTAGGATTACTGTTAACGGGAATCCTGTCCCATTAGGAATTAAAATAAATCCTGAAACTGACAAAATTTATATTGATAACAAACCAGTCTCTTCTCCAATCTCAGAAAAAGTATACATCCTTCTCAATAAGCCCAAAGGTGTTGTAACCACTGCCAGCGATGAATTAGGAAGACCTACCGTTATGGATTTGGTGAAAAAACTGAAAACACGTGTTTTTCCAGTTGGCAGGTTAGACCTCGATGTAGAAGGTGCGTTGTTATTAACAAATGATGGTGAATTAGCAAATAGTCTTCTTCACCCAAGTAATGAGGTACCAAAAACGTATATTGCTGTCGTTAAAGGATTTATCACAATCCAAGCTATTAAAAAACTGCAAAACGGCGTTCAACTTGACGATGGCAAAACTGCACCCGCAAAAGTAAAAATTTTACTCCAGTCTCTCTCCCATTCTCACATCCAATTAACCATTCATGAAGGTAAAAAACGGGAAATAAAACGGATGTGTTCTGCAGTCGGTTTCCCAGTAATTTCTCTAAAAAGAATCTCCTTTGCAGGCATCTCTTTACAAAACCTCCCTACAGGGCAATGGCGATACTTAACCCCTGAGGAAATTGCTATTCTCAAAAATATCTCCCAAAAATACCAACAAGCCCAAAACGGCAAATGCTAA
- the scpB gene encoding SMC-Scp complex subunit ScpB yields the protein MTEIKDENTIPIENVTSLEPRTNEFIAEEEESLSSLDREQTKQAIHALLFVSDKPLSANRIAEILGDIDTEVVISLLEEIKIEINNNNNLPYILKEIAGGYQLLTRPLFAPFIRKFLQIKRTRRMSPALLETLAIIAYKQPITRVEVEAIRGVSVTHAFEQLLEQNLIKVCGVSELPGRPKLYRTTDEFLLMFGLNSLQDLPSVEDLKEFK from the coding sequence ATGACAGAAATAAAAGATGAAAATACTATCCCGATAGAGAATGTAACTTCATTAGAACCTCGAACAAATGAATTCATCGCAGAGGAAGAAGAATCCCTCTCATCGCTTGACCGTGAACAGACCAAGCAAGCAATTCATGCATTATTATTTGTAAGTGACAAGCCACTCAGCGCAAATCGGATAGCAGAAATCCTCGGTGATATTGACACCGAAGTTGTTATATCTCTATTAGAAGAAATAAAGATAGAAATAAACAACAATAATAACCTCCCATATATCTTAAAAGAGATAGCTGGTGGCTATCAGCTCCTTACCCGACCTTTATTTGCCCCATTTATTCGAAAATTTCTACAGATAAAACGCACACGACGAATGTCCCCAGCCTTATTAGAGACATTAGCAATCATTGCTTATAAACAACCCATAACACGAGTTGAAGTAGAAGCTATCCGCGGAGTTTCAGTTACACACGCTTTTGAACAATTATTAGAACAGAATCTTATAAAAGTGTGTGGAGTCTCAGAATTACCTGGAAGACCTAAACTCTACCGCACAACAGATGAATTTTTACTCATGTTTGGTTTAAACAGTTTACAAGATTTACCGAGTGTCGAAGACCTAAAGGAGTTTAAGTAG
- a CDS encoding DNA methyltransferase codes for MKIGELELNKIYQGDCVELLKKLPENSVDLIFADPPYNLQLNGELYRPNQTKVDAVNDDWDKFESMEEYDKFTYQWLKECHRVLKNDGSIWVIGTYHNIFRVGAILQNIGFWILNDIIWVKTNPMPNFKGTRFNNAHETLIWSTKTKSSKYTFHYHSMKVMNDDLQMRSDWLIPICQGNERIRINGQKAHSTQKPAELLYRIIISTSNPGDIVLDPFSGSGTTAAVAKRLGRNFIAFDKEEYYVKIGMDRIKRIIPLENHYLEYKVEKRKPRVSFGNLIEKGYIKIGEFLYSKDGKYKACVLADASILHNDIVGSIHKVSAKVLGKENNNGWTYWYLRREGKLISIDQLRYEYEKKYLTNSFDYDIFDFEKESSLTVKDESFLYENDGI; via the coding sequence ATGAAGATAGGTGAATTAGAACTAAATAAAATCTATCAAGGGGATTGTGTAGAACTACTAAAGAAATTGCCAGAAAACTCTGTCGATTTAATTTTTGCAGACCCTCCATATAATCTGCAATTAAATGGCGAATTATACCGGCCTAATCAAACAAAGGTAGATGCTGTAAATGATGATTGGGATAAATTTGAATCGATGGAAGAGTATGATAAATTTACATACCAATGGTTAAAAGAATGCCACAGGGTTTTGAAAAACGACGGAAGTATCTGGGTAATAGGAACATATCACAATATTTTTAGAGTTGGAGCGATACTTCAAAATATTGGCTTCTGGATTCTCAATGACATAATCTGGGTAAAAACGAATCCCATGCCAAATTTTAAGGGCACGAGATTTAATAATGCACACGAAACTTTAATTTGGTCAACAAAAACAAAATCATCTAAATATACTTTTCATTACCATTCAATGAAGGTGATGAACGATGATTTACAAATGAGAAGTGATTGGTTAATCCCTATATGTCAGGGAAATGAAAGGATTAGAATAAATGGGCAAAAAGCCCACTCTACACAAAAGCCAGCGGAATTGTTATATCGAATAATCATATCAACTTCAAATCCTGGTGATATTGTTTTAGACCCCTTTTCAGGCAGTGGAACAACAGCAGCAGTTGCAAAACGACTTGGTAGAAATTTTATCGCATTTGATAAAGAAGAGTATTATGTGAAAATTGGAATGGATAGAATTAAAAGAATTATCCCGTTAGAGAACCACTATTTAGAATATAAAGTAGAAAAAAGAAAGCCAAGAGTTTCATTTGGTAATCTTATAGAAAAAGGATATATCAAGATTGGGGAGTTTTTATATTCCAAAGATGGCAAATATAAAGCATGTGTTTTGGCAGATGCATCTATTCTCCATAACGATATAGTAGGATCTATCCATAAGGTGAGTGCAAAGGTATTAGGTAAAGAAAATAATAATGGATGGACTTACTGGTATTTAAGAAGAGAAGGTAAATTAATTAGCATTGACCAATTAAGATATGAGTATGAAAAAAAATATCTTACTAATTCTTTTGATTATGATATTTTTGACTTTGAAAAAGAATCTTCACTAACAGTCAAGGATGAAAGCTTCTTATATGAAAATGATGGAATATAA